DNA sequence from the Juglans microcarpa x Juglans regia isolate MS1-56 chromosome 5S, Jm3101_v1.0, whole genome shotgun sequence genome:
tcttcctacaaaataattacgcaaaaccaattttataaattgatacagtttgatgtgattcgtcaatttataaaattatttttattataaaatagatctaacagatcctATAAAATTAAGTCAGtttgtatgattatttttatataatttctttatgaatATAGCAGTAATCAAATAATAACTCttcctaaaataaaatacaaacttCAATCCACTTCTTGTTCTACTCCACTACGAATATCCACTTCGTAGAATACTTTTTAGTTCCGTTTCCATCATGCTGCTTCTGCAACCAGGAATGCTGCTACCGCTGGCGAGATCACATGAATGATCGTGTCTAGGTATATATGCCGTATGGCGCCAGATAGTCCTTAGATATGCTGTCTAGTACATTACAGAAGTCTATCatcatatataattgttcaTGATTAGTTGGTTGGGTTTTGGGTGGTCCATGCTGTTGGGGTAGGTGGGACTTTGGGTACAGTTTCCAGGCCTGGGAATGTTCAGGGTGTGCTTTTTTGAAGAGGGTGAATAATTATTGGGGTTGGGGTGGGGATTTGTCGTGGTGTGTATTGTTGCGTGACAGCCAGCTCTGGTAAAGGGTATTCATTGCAAAGAGGAGAAATTCCTGAGTTTGATCTGGGGTTATGTGAAGGCAAGACTAGTGAAGGTGTAGAATGTCACGAATCCATTCGAGCATGGTTAGATTGGGGTTGGATAATATATACCAAATGCCCAATGGCTTTCTCTCCGCATGATTCAATTAGCAAAAGGCTACAGAAGGAACATGTGATCATCTTGGGGTTTTGATTCTTTGCTGCACAAAGATGGGCAGTGGTATCAAGTGGATTGCTAGTTAATGGTGGTATGTTACTGGTGACTTTGGAGTACTGCTCTAAACAAGTGTCTGTTGGCTGGAGTACTTCATTAATTGCTATACTTTTTGGTCTCACCAAATCAGCATTCGCATGTTTTTGGGATTTATTGAGCCTGTTTTTTGTGACTCTTTGTTGATGTAATAATGCATGGTTTTCCTCCATTGAGGATTTTCGTAATAAAATTTGctggattaaaaaaataatatcaaggGGAAAGAAAGAACTTCacaacattaatattattgGGTTAATGGAGTGCGAGAACGTCTGAACATCTGCCATTCTTGAACACATACATATGACAAGCAAACCCCGTAGAGAAGAGAAGTCGGGTGAGAAGAAACCACCAACACCTAAGCCTGATTAGTTTTGCTTGCTTGTCCGTTTTACATGATCTATGAAGACgaaaatacaagaagaaaaacCCAGATCTGCCCATTGGCAGGATACTCACTTTAAGTTACCAATCAACCATGTTGCAGGTCCTTGCTTCATCATTTAGACTTGAATGGAACGGCCCTGATCACCATCTGATGATACAAAGCAGCAAGTGCTGCCCCGATGAATGGTCCTACCCAGAATACCCACTGCACCAGAAAATATTGACAATAAACCGTTAGTGAAATTCTGTAACAAATCGGCTCTCCTGTTTACTAATGGAAGTGATCAGCCCTGCTCCTCTGATATGAGTTACTCATGATGTGCTTGTGAAACTCAATCGCAAACCAGAACATTATTACAGCTAACAAGCGTATTTCGGGTCTAATTAGCTCatcattttcaaagttttgtTCGTGTTGATCATTCAAAAGTactaaaaaatgataaaagcgTACTTACATGATCATCCCAAGCTTGGTCTTTGTTGAAAATAAGGGCTGCCCCGAGACTCCGGGCTGGGTTGATACCTGTCCCTGTGATGGGGATGGTGGCCAAGTGAACCAGAAATACAGCAAACCCAATAGGCAGTGGCGCCAAGATCTGAAAATAGAAGTCCATTTAACTAGTCATGAAACTTTCAAAGAGTagttttatgaaaaagaaatgcaTATCCGGGAAAGATTTTGCTTACAGGGACGTGGGAATCTCGGGCATTTCGCTTGGCATCGGTGGCGGAGAAGACAGTGTAGACAAGGACGAAGGTGCCAACAATCTCGGCTCCAAGGCCATCACCTTTAGTGTATCCCTTGCTTATAGTATTGGCACCACCACCAAGCCTCTCGTACTGGGTTTTCTGGAAGCCCTTTACCACACCAGCACCGCAGATGGCTCCCAAACACTGCATTATCATGTAAAACACCGCCCTGGTCAGCGAGAGCTTCCTTGCCAAGAACAGCCCAAAAGTCACTGCAGGGTTAATATGACCACCTGCACAAAACCCCACACAATTGTAAATCATACCCAAAAACAACGAAGAATTCCTTTGAACTTATTGTATAGAACCGgtcttcatttttgttttgatgccTTGTTACCTGAAATCCCAGCAGTGCAATAAACAAGAGCAAAGATCATCCCACCAAAAGCCCAAGCAATGCCTTGAATCCCCACCGAAGAACACTTTTTCGGTGATCTGGCCACACCCATCACTGTCAAAACAGTGATGTAAAGGAACAAGAATGTGGCCACAAACTCGGCTATGCCAGCCCTGTAAAAGGACCATGATGACAGCTCTCCAGGCTCAAAGAGCGGTGCCGGAGGTGGCTCCTGGTAGTCCTTGACGTCTTGGCTCTGAGCAGTTGTTCCAATAGGTTGCCTCTCCCTGTACCTATTTGCACCCAACCTCACATCTTCATCTTTCCCCtccatttcctttctttctagCTTCAGAGACCTAGGCTGTGTACTCTCTTCAATGTCTTTTTGGTATTCTGTAGGCTCGTGAAAAGCTTGGGTATGACTGAATATCAAGCAAAAGGCTCACAAGTTACAAGTGAAGTAGCGATAGGAGTGGGGTATTTGTAGCGTGAGTTTGGGACAAAGGTTGGGAGGTCTTGATTAGCTTTTGGAGTTTTCTCACTGattaaagagagagagggagagacagatcagagagagagagagaatagaacTGTACATTGTCGATCGTGACTTCCCACCGACCTTTCTCCGTTCATTCACCTTGTGGAAAAAAGAGAGATCCCTGCTTCgcttgtaaattgtaattaatcaTATGGATAGACATGAATGAGTGTCCTTTATCTGTCTTCCTCATGTGTAACTCTCACTTTGCTTATTTACCTTGCAACCATTCTTGACTTCGAATTAAAGTTTTGGAATGATGGCAAATTAGGATGATTGGATGAACCACTATGAAGAGTTGGTGAGGGATAGTGGCAGTAAAGAGGTGCACGCGAGAGCTAGCTGTTCTTAATTAATATGTTCATAACGGCTACTTTCCAAATTATCTATCCTTTTAACACCTCAGTTTTTTAATCTGTAAGAGCTTGTTAAAGATAAATCCTTTGAATGAACATTAGGTTGTGCTTTTAAAGCTTATATAATGTACTATAATGACATCTTAATTGAATGGGATTtaaactcacacacacacacacgaataAGTTGTTCGTGAGCTGCCTTTAATTGAGTGAAATTTCATTCTATGATAGATAATTGAGTGagcattttattcaaaaatgttattcttaacatagaaatactttagctacaaatgtaaactcacaaactgacgtaatttGATGTAGTATGTCATATTGTGAAGTTACTTTTATATAgaagtaaatctaacatatcatatgaaactactttgatttgtgattttatttttataaaatctgtttGTGATTATAACACTTATTTccttaaaatcaataaataatagatgATTGCAAACACTTGAACCCTAAAATTAAGTTTTAGTTGGCTAATTATTcgataattatatttattctagatatatattgatcattccTGGCCTATCATCTTATTTATAATGAGGCAGTGAAAACCCTGGGATCGATAAAGCTAGCTGGAGTATATTTAACAGTGCTAGCCCATGAAGTAGCACTGCATATATACCCTATCTGGCTTCTACAAAATATGCCAAAATAGCTTAAAAAGTAATTAGTAACGTGATTTATAATGAACATACATTTGCAATTCAAAACATGGGATAAGGCTGAGAACATGAATATTGGTGACAGatccaattttatatatatccattACTATATTGGCCATTGTCTATTTTCACATGTTTATCGGGAGGATAATACGGCAGCACATACGCTAGCTAGAGATGCTTGAAAGGTAGAAAGTATTAATATGTGGTAAAATTGTATTTCAGACTGTATTTCTCAAATCATATAACTTGATAATTGTCTGtaattgttttttccttttgattaatGAAGTTACGATTTTTATGAAATAGAAATTCTTGTATTTCAATCACTTTATGATATTATTCATTGAGAATGAGTGTGGTTGATGATGttgggaaaaaggaagaaatattGGTTactggtgatgatgatgaggagcCGACCATTGCTTGAAAGCCATAGAAGCCATGGAATATAAGGTGGCCAATTGACAGCCACAAACTTTTAAAGTTTGCAAGACCGACTTTTGCCGTCCCATTTCTGAATTTCATGCGCAGTCCGCGAGTCATGGCCTAACGTGCATCTCGTTGTCCCTGTCCCGAATGAACAGTACTGCTTAGTTATTCAAATTAAAACTTCCAATTCTCTATTGTCCAAGTACTTTATACCGAGACTGAATCTTCATATCGTTTTGAGACAATTTTCCTAGTAAACCAGGGTCAGTACAGAATCGACTTTCAGTTGTCTAGCTGTATGGAGTGAGCATGCCACCGGGTGATGCCAATAGAGAAAGTCTCTTATGTCAAAgtcaaagttttttttcttgtgttctAAGGAGAGTTAAGAGAGCAAATGTTTCGCCTTACCCGATTATGTTTACATGAGTAATGATTTATAGAGTCATAAATAATGCAAATGTCaaacattcattttgaaaatgaaaaatcttcTTGCAAGCGAGTTTGCACACCAATGCTAACATGTAAAGTATCCGTTTAATAAAACGATGCGAATTGAGACGAAAATGATTTTCGTAAGACAAATgacattcttcttctttcgaaattttccttcttttattttttttttaataaaaaaaatcatgtcagcATTGGTACATGGTTTGGTATGCCAAACCGCTTGTACTTAGcaaagtttgaaaagaaaaatagtagagCTCaacattaagaaaattattttttgtgtaggttcccatatttattcaatttcttcaaaAGGAGTGCACGACGCTTCTATACTATATGATATCAACTTTTGAAGCGGGTATATGACGCCCAGGTCCCGAATGAGTCGGGAGGTTACTCCTTatcacttaaaaatcataaatcacaATTCAGATATAAACTCTAAATCTTCAATTACTCATAGACCTCATTGTTTTAAACAATTTACTCCAAAATAACTAACTAAGAATACGACAGTCTCAAAAAAATGCCAACTTTCCCAAAGTACTAAGTCAACAGAACAAAACGAagctattaaataaaattctacAACAACAACTACCctatttgtatttaatataCTATGCTCACATAACCTTAGCCATGTTTCCTATTCTTGAACTTTTGCTGAAGtatccaaaatatctgaaaatgtTGTAGAGATAAatagtgagttatcaacaactcagtaagcagagaacatatactagcatgtaaatatAAGAATTTACAGAGTACagtatgtagaacaaaatattttctagagttaccatacagaacaaaacatgttttcaaacgtaacaaagtgatggttttaagacacATAAAATCtagagtactttggcataacataacctgaacattatcatcacatcaaaacataGCAACTCaaagagcagagaccatgttttaCCCCGTGCTAGGATTGTGCTATCCCCAATGGCCAAACAGAGTAGAGGCAGAGgtgaaatatttcttttattactcTCGGAGTcccaagtgtgcacataggaaataccacataaaattactttgttttcaaagtgggtacactcagagacagagaaattGCTACCAACCCAAACCGAGTAGAGCAGAGATAGAGAAAGAGTCAGATTCAAAATCAGTACAcaatgccaaaggttttcaaatgccatatcaaaacaaaatagagtaccaaaacataatcagatcattctaacatactgaaaacaaaagtcagagcatctttctaaatcaatgcgcaatttttcagattcttaaTATCgttttttttcagatttcaaaaaTAGCaagacaaaatttagctcatgtctacacaatgcatgttagaaacaatttcttttcctcatacagatttcatgagtaatgcaaataaatgaCCGAGGTTAtatttcccaagttctcattttataacaaaaaattcataattttcagaAAAGCCAACCTCAGTCTAAACCATTTTTGTAatgcctagcataggaaccccgcttacatggacttttagctttttcagaatttctccacaatagtactgaacaaaaatcaatcgtcacccataaaaataatcacgtaatttctaTAAATACCTGAAATTAACACATTTTTCAATACTTGAACTTGAAACGCTAAGTAACCTATTtacttaaaaatctaaatttcttgAAACCATAAATATCATCAAATCTCGAATGCATCAAGTTTCACTCAATTTCCAATGAAGACAAACTCTAAATTCTTTAGACCTTAATACCAACTGCCATTTAAAAACCTTAACTATTTTATGTCAAACAAACTTTGGGACTAAAATGAAGTGAGtagaaactcaaaaaaataacatacaaatttTTTGTAATCATCTTGAAGCCCATCATAAAATATGTCCAATATGGAACCATTCTAATGATAAGGgcgttttgaaaaataactcATAAACATGCATGGGTATTTGGGAAAAGCATGGAAACAGAAGGAATTTGAGATTATGAAAACTACCAAACCAAAATCGTGCGACAAGGGGGTGTCCaaactcaccgagagaggagGAGAGTCACGACGGCCGATGAGGTGGGCAAAGATCTAAGGTGGTAGGTGCGGCGGCACagaacacagagagagagagagagagatttgatgagaaagagagatgtgagaatggagagtgagagagagagagcatcacAACGTGAGGAAAAGATGTTATCGAGAGTGAGGGCGGTGACTTGAGGCAACGGCAGTGCAGTACAGTGGCGATGGCGTGGAGGAGGCTGGCAGTGTAAGGTGACTTATTTGAAGCCCACGATGACCTCCAatgatgctctgttttttagaagtaaaaCAGAGTTGCATATGGTGGCCAAGCAAAT
Encoded proteins:
- the LOC121267891 gene encoding probable aquaporin PIP1-4 translates to MEGKDEDVRLGANRYRERQPIGTTAQSQDVKDYQEPPPAPLFEPGELSSWSFYRAGIAEFVATFLFLYITVLTVMGVARSPKKCSSVGIQGIAWAFGGMIFALVYCTAGISGGHINPAVTFGLFLARKLSLTRAVFYMIMQCLGAICGAGVVKGFQKTQYERLGGGANTISKGYTKGDGLGAEIVGTFVLVYTVFSATDAKRNARDSHVPILAPLPIGFAVFLVHLATIPITGTGINPARSLGAALIFNKDQAWDDHWVFWVGPFIGAALAALYHQMVIRAVPFKSK